A window of Campylobacter pinnipediorum subsp. pinnipediorum contains these coding sequences:
- a CDS encoding cytochrome c3 family protein, with translation MKKRIIIFIFIIGGLFGLIASLGVYYGLAATSDEKFCVICHEMDPMVIAYSKDVHSGIGKTGVKAKCVDCHLPHDNIINYIYAKARNGVVEGAIHFFGDAENINWHENRKNRKDFVFDDGCLHCHTNIYDNKLISAKANEMHEHYKSLLSTDKKLGCASCHVEVGHTGLHNMLNYWNPQYETYKDKALKKKEELKKEYFK, from the coding sequence ATGAAAAAAAGAATAATAATTTTTATCTTTATAATAGGTGGTTTATTTGGACTTATAGCATCTCTTGGGGTTTATTATGGACTTGCTGCAACAAGTGATGAAAAATTTTGTGTGATTTGCCATGAGATGGATCCTATGGTTATCGCTTATAGCAAGGATGTGCATAGTGGCATAGGTAAAACCGGTGTAAAAGCTAAATGTGTTGATTGTCACTTGCCACATGATAATATTATAAATTATATATATGCAAAAGCTAGAAATGGTGTTGTAGAAGGTGCTATTCACTTTTTTGGAGATGCTGAAAATATAAATTGGCATGAAAATAGAAAGAATAGAAAAGATTTTGTTTTTGATGATGGATGTTTACATTGTCATACAAATATTTATGACAATAAGCTAATATCAGCAAAAGCTAATGAAATGCATGAGCATTATAAATCTTTGCTAAGTACAGATAAAAAACTTGGTTGTGCTTCTTGCCATGTTGAGGTTGGACATACCGGACTTCATAATATGCTTAATTACTGGAATCCACAATACGAAACATACAAAGATAAAGCATTAAAGAAAAAAGAAGAGCTTAAAAAAGAGTATTTTAAATAA
- a CDS encoding ComEA family DNA-binding protein, translated as MNKLVLSLMLLVSYILAAVNLNTATKEELMSLKGIGNSKAEAIIEYRKANPFKSTEDLKNVKGIGDSIYKKLEKELTVSNTKNK; from the coding sequence ATGAATAAATTAGTATTGTCTTTAATGCTTTTGGTTTCGTATATATTAGCAGCTGTAAATTTAAATACAGCCACAAAAGAAGAGTTAATGAGTTTAAAAGGCATAGGCAACTCAAAAGCTGAAGCTATAATAGAATATAGAAAAGCAAATCCGTTTAAAAGCACAGAAGATCTAAAAAATGTAAAAGGTATTGGGGATTCTATTTATAAAAAGTTAGAAAAAGAATTAACGGTTTCTAATACAAAAAATAAATAA
- the infA gene encoding translation initiation factor IF-1 has product MAKDDVIEIDGNVVEALPNATFKVELDNKHVILCHIAGKMRMHYIKIMPGDRVKVELTPYSLDKGRITYRYK; this is encoded by the coding sequence ATGGCTAAAGATGATGTAATAGAAATTGATGGTAATGTTGTAGAAGCATTGCCTAATGCAACTTTTAAAGTTGAACTTGATAATAAACATGTGATTTTATGCCATATAGCCGGCAAAATGAGAATGCACTATATAAAAATTATGCCAGGAGATAGAGTTAAAGTAGAACTTACTCCATATAGTCTTGATAAGGGCAGAATAACATATCGCTACAAATAA
- the rpmJ gene encoding 50S ribosomal protein L36 produces MKVRPSVKKMCDKCKVVKRNGIVRVICENPKHKQRQG; encoded by the coding sequence ATGAAAGTTCGTCCTTCTGTTAAGAAGATGTGTGACAAGTGCAAAGTTGTCAAGCGTAATGGTATAGTTCGTGTTATTTGCGAAAATCCAAAACATAAACAAAGACAAGGATAA
- the rpsM gene encoding 30S ribosomal protein S13: MARIAGVDLPNRKRVEYGLTYIYGIGLYKSRQILDAVGISYDKRVHELTEDEAAAIRKEIQEHHIVEGDLRKQVAMDIKALMDLGSYRGLRHRKGLPVRGQKTKTNARTRKGKRKTVGAATK, translated from the coding sequence ATGGCACGTATAGCAGGTGTAGATTTACCAAATAGAAAAAGAGTAGAGTATGGATTGACTTATATATATGGTATAGGTCTTTACAAATCACGTCAAATTCTTGATGCTGTTGGAATATCTTATGATAAAAGAGTTCATGAGCTTACTGAAGATGAGGCAGCAGCTATAAGAAAAGAGATTCAAGAACATCACATCGTTGAAGGTGATTTAAGAAAACAAGTAGCTATGGATATAAAGGCACTTATGGATCTTGGTAGTTATCGTGGTCTTCGCCATAGAAAAGGTCTTCCTGTTCGTGGTCAAAAAACAAAGACAAATGCACGCACAAGAAAAGGTAAGCGTAAAACTGTCGGTGCAGCAACCAAGTAG
- the rpsK gene encoding 30S ribosomal protein S11: MAKRKIVKKKVVKKNIAKGIVYISATFNNTMVTVTDEMGNAIAWSSAGGLGFKGSKKSTPYAAQQAVEDALSKAKEHGIKEVGIKVQGPGSGRETAVKSVGAVEGIKVTFLKDITPLAHNGCRPPKRRRV; encoded by the coding sequence ATGGCAAAAAGAAAAATTGTAAAGAAAAAAGTAGTTAAAAAAAATATAGCCAAAGGTATCGTTTACATCAGTGCTACATTTAATAATACAATGGTTACAGTTACTGATGAGATGGGAAATGCTATAGCTTGGAGTAGTGCAGGTGGACTTGGTTTTAAAGGTAGTAAAAAATCAACTCCTTATGCAGCACAACAAGCAGTAGAAGATGCTTTAAGTAAAGCTAAAGAGCATGGTATAAAAGAAGTTGGTATAAAAGTTCAAGGTCCAGGAAGTGGACGCGAAACAGCTGTTAAAAGCGTTGGTGCAGTAGAGGGTATAAAAGTTACTTTCTTAAAGGATATTACACCGCTTGCACATAATGGTTGCAGACCACCAAAACGCCGTCGCGTCTAA